Part of the Lytechinus variegatus isolate NC3 chromosome 16, Lvar_3.0, whole genome shotgun sequence genome, gatgtcttgcaaataattccatgtGTTAAACGAATgggaaattgaaatttcatcaaaatttatatttaactggatgtaaaccaaagtaagtaagttttacatggattattatgatttatatatattctattatagtatatgattaaacaaaacataaaaacttGTATGACCTTtataattatgaaagatttaattaCTAACTTAACTAATTGATACtaattaatgttatttattacaaattgtAACTTTATTATCAGCCTTTAACCAATATTCAACCACTGATATAATATTATTTATCTCAATTTACATTATCTTTGCTCCTTATTAAAAATAATCCTAATTAAAATTACATAGAAATCCTATGgtgtgtcccgtacgtcacacatttgtcccgtacgtcacaaaACTTAATTAGCTGATataattaaagatgaaattaattcagtaaAGTCACTTTAATTTTTGGATGTATATTAGAACTCTCCAAAGTTTGAAGAAAACTGTTCAACTTTTCTTAAttagaatctaaaaaaaaacatatgctaAATCGTGATGTATGGGACACTGCCTGTTGGACACCAGATAATCAACTTAAtcagttttcaaaatcatttttttctcaaatgtttgcaTAGAAACTTAGCACAAGTCCccacagaaatattttcaaatatataatttgcattatctGCAGATCAAATGTGATGTCCTGTACGTCACGCTAATTAATGATTTCTTGGAATCGTGACCTTGGCATTCATTAACTTTACATtttcagcagaaaaaaaatatagggcaAAAAAAACCCTTCAGAgtataagctttaaaatgacatacaatATGTTAGATTTAGGCAAAGATTTAATTTTGGCTTTAGAGGGgacaatagcttggacctgcccatgtacatttttgtttctcaagtattttttttctgttcttcATTTCCAATGCTGTTTCTGAGGTAACACAGCATTTGCTCCTGTGGCATTTGTGCTGCGTCTTTTTTCTGCAgtctttattttgtataaaatgcTGGGTTCTTATAGGGTTTTATGTAAGGTTTAGTATTAAATCCATGGTTGAAAATAAATCCatggatgaaaaattgaaatttttttatgtagtcattcaattagtgtgtggaatttgtAGCGGAGTAATTGTTGCCAGAGCAACTATCATggaattgtttttgtttcagtCCTCTGTGTCAGAGTATGATGGAAGGTGTTtctcattcatttctttatgcATTTAATTACAATTAGAATGAAAGTGTTTAGCTATGCCTATGGTTCAATTGATTGTGAGTATTCAGCCATTGCCATTTTCAAACTGACTATATTAAACCATTGAAGAGTCCTTCACAACTTTGAAGTATAAATGCTAAATACGCTCATATTCTTTTCCAGGTGTAATATAATTGTTACTGGTTCATGTAGTATGTATTTAGATACACACCAGATGTTGGATTCAGCTGACAAATGGAAGCAACTGGGCAATTCCACAAAATGATAAACCTCTTTGcacgtccgacccccatttttctcaatttttactTCACTTGATAACTGACCAAGCCATAGTCATTTGACAGAATGACAGAATGTAAAAAGAATCAGAAATCATAGACAGGAGATTTCATGAAGACCCCTCATAAAGGAGGTCggacatacatattttatggaattgcccaactAAGAAAAATGTGTCATTGTTTTATGTGGAAATAAGTAGAGTACCGTAACTTGCTTTTGAAATGTCTTTGTTTCAGaaatcgaggggggggggatggctaCTGTGTATGTGACTCCAATTCCTTCAGCGACATGAAGACCATATATTGTACAGAAAGTATCCCAAATCAAGAAAAAAGGCCACTTTGAACAAATCACGAGTTGCTTCTTTTTGTCATGGAACGGCACAAAACTGCTGTACTTTGACACTTTACAGGAAAAATATGGGTTGCCGATGATTTTTGTGACTAAAAAACTGAGCTAGGATCATCTAGCATAATTCTGAACATAATACATACTGGTATCTGGTcacatgtcataaggtggtccaatttcgcgaacaggataaaaattgtcaaaaattttatattttgatatgttatagctattacatgtaccattctctaaataatgaaaaagttttaagtctcaaatacctttattttttcttaaaatgaccaattaacagctaattattacatagacgtcaatgtaaatgtgaattttgaaatgtgtttttctcaaattggacctgctgcacataaaatggcgtcaaaagttaatgcaacattggatcaccctagtattttgcagttataatcttgacacatcaataattaaatctgtaccaaaaatctAATAGttatctattattgtatgcatattataataattaattaacagtatttaatttcacatttttgcctccaaaatacctgtcactcTATTTATgtgcttggcaaaatgacaacatcatgggtagaaatgtttgttgcaatgattcacaacatttgtactaaaaattaagattacaaattagataattaaccaaatttctctggtttattaattgattaggttgcagatTAGAGCTGATATACATATGTATttcattgctgcatattttcaaaattgtcaaatttttatgacatttagttgttccctgatttaaaacacccagaaatatgaagataacagtcatattacatattaaagTAAGTTTTTAATGAGGTTTTAATTAATATTCtatcatttaccgcatccaccggctccacatccaccggctccgccacctctgttacttcaaacttaatttgctatagtttttgttcctgatattgtattgatctgaTTCATAGTAATATgtttagcctatagttctagcttcaaaatgagatcttactcaataaatttggtcaagatgctgtgatgtagcaacaatttatccatggcaccatgtggaaaattgttcatacgccaccctttttgcatacccaacttatgaaatgcgaccatcTAGGACTTTGTACTTATAGTAAATTACTTCTTCATGGCTGTTGTGCAAGACATTACATTTCTTATATTTCAGCAAGaattttgatgattattttttaatttcattctaaccaaatgattaaaacatttattttgttacagGTTTTTCACATTCTGCATTCACATTTGGTATAGAGAGTCACATTAGCCAATCCAACATAAACGGGGCCTTAGTCCCGCCCGCAGCACTTATCTCAATCATACAGAAAGGCTTGCAATATGTAGAGGCAGAAGTCAGTATAAATGAGGTGAGGAAAGAAATCAGTGTTGCTTTGGAATAGCCAtaggtgatttcaagtttaataataataataagcatttatatagcgccatctatctagaaatattgtattccgaggcgcacaagaaaagaaagaatgagaaagtttggatgagtgtcaaagtgccaataactaatactgttagaaaagataagttTGGTGTTGGTTCAGGTTTTGGTGTTAGTGTTTGAATCATAATGTAGACTGTATTCAATACATGAGTTCAATCACCTTTAATATCTGAATTTACTGGTGTTTGAACTAAGATGTAGATTGTGTTCAATACAAAAGCTCACACACCTAGTTTGCTGGTGTTGGAAGTATAATGTAGATTGTATTTAATACATAAGCTCAAACACCTATCTGAGTATACTGgtgttgaaaatataatgtagaTTGTATTTAATACATAAGCTCAAACACCTATCTGAATTTATTGGTGTTTGAAGTATAATGTAGATTGTATTTAATACATAAGCTCAAACACCTATCTGAGTATACTGgtgttgaaaatataatgtagaTTGTATTTAATACATAAGCTCAAACACCTATCTGAATTTATTGGTGTTTGAAGTATAATGTAGATTGTGTTTAATACATAAGCTCAAACACTTATCTGAGTTCACTGGTGTTGGAAGTATAATGTAGattgtattttgtatataaGGTCAAACACCTAATCTAAGTTTTATAAATCACATTGCATTAAACACCAAGTGAAACTTGTCCCAAAAGCACTCATATTTTTGTGTTGTGCGGATGTAAGAAAAGTGCCCAGGCCAAAAACCAACACCAAAGTGTCAGCACTTGAAATTCCCCATTTTAAATGTGTGACTTTGCCATCGTTTTTACGAGTGTGTACATAAAGATGCATTTTACATtcagatccctttatcccagggaaaaaaatacacgggggctcggggcgattttgcccccgaaatgccctaaggagccctggaaaactaaaatggagcccctgaaattcatatagggtccaatgtaaactttaacacaaATTAGGATATTTGGGCTAGTGAGCTCCAAAATAGCCccagaaaataaattattaattttttccctGCTTTATCCTAGAAGCCTTAAAAGATCATTTAGAAATCTCAGCATGGGCAGACTAATCATTAGAGTCCACCCTGAAAATCTGTACAGCTTTTCAGTGCATCTCATCACATGAGTTCATGTAAATGTAGTAGGCAACCTGGgtgccatttcataaagctgttcgtaagttaagagcgactttaagaactacTGGTGATCCATTCTTACGCGCCAAACCATCATCATTGtactttaatattattattacagtgtGATGCAATCAATCACTTGGCTTTGTGTATTAATACAGGGCCAAGAAGGAATAGAACCAGATCCATATTTCCTATTAACCTTATACAGGACAAGTAACCCTTATCTCTAAATCACTCTTTCATACAGGATGGTACAGTTGTAGACAGTAGAGCGTTAGATTCGCTGTCCCTCATCGATGCAGTCATGCCTGATGTCATCTCCTCAAGGAAGTCAGAACTCAGACAGGTAGCAGCGAACGGTCAGAACAATTGTAAAGTAGAGGGAACAAATGGGGATGACCCACCAGTTACGTTAATTCAATGTGAGTATCGGagattttttaaactttttcaaATGTAGTTTTGAATCCAGGAGCATGGTTTATCAGaactgccaagtagtactgattttcagttaGTACtggaaaatgagaagaatactgatggtttcctgcaaaataataatttctaaagtttcattttttgtgtgtcttcctatggtatttcttggaaaatactgattttctcataaaaatgctgaaatgttCATGCACAGGTTGGCAGCTCTTGTTTTTGCAGATTTTCATAAGTATGATCAGACCACTGTGGGGATGCATATTTACCTCACGCAACATGAAATTTAAGTCAAATTTTTTGTCtgacaattattttttgtaaaacacCAGCCCggtctgcaaaaaaaaatccttggaTCAAAGGATTATACAATTTCTGTCGTATTATGCTAACAGCATTAAATAATTGGGGTTTCAATGTCTCTTCTAGCAAATCACTCAGAGGCCATGGAAATCGATGGTGGCATCGAGATTCCGCCAAGCAAAGCAACCGTTCTTAGAGGCCATGAATCAGAAGTCTTCAGTTGTGCATGGAATCCATGTAGAGATCTCCTTGCATCAGGGTAAGTTAGTACTCACCCATTAAATTGGCAACACCAATATCTTCTGTCTTGAAATATGTCTTAGTATTCTTTCCAACAAATAATTTCCAATACAATCATTGacaccctcccacacacacatacaaaaaaTACTTTGTAGATGCTTTTGTGAGCATATAGTTTctgagaaaagaaaatcaacgTCAAGAggacatatatttatttatgcttTGGTCCATATTTTGAAGTATGATTTAGCTCAACTTGGGTTTAAATGTTTGTTTAgttatggatagccaattgcaACACTTTATCTCTCTAGCAGAAGAGGTTCGTTTTTGTCAGCAAATGTAGTCCttgattcatcaaaatcggataacaaagaatgaagttattgcatttcaaagatttgcattatttcgatgAAACAGTTcaaggcatgtcttcatgaatattcattaggtgggttaATGaagtcatatccccacttgttcttttgtattttataatatgaaattaggtttattcaaaatttttctaccaagaacttaaacaattggattgataACTCCTCAAGtgcatcatttacacattaatgaaaaaaatgaaacaattatgatttcatgtaataacatgaaaaggaaagtggggatgtgacatcatcagcccacctaatgaatattcatgaagacatgcctagaactattttaccagaataatgcagatctttaaaattcaaaaactttgttatttgttatccgattttgatcaaattttcaacattttgctttgtatattttactctatttatttagatataaatattttcagcccggaccatccctttaacaagGAAATATTATGGACATTGCAGCTCTAATTTTTAAAAGTCGATGCTAACCAATGCCTTTATTCTGTAGTATAAAACCTGCAATCTCTTTTGaacatcatcaattttgtctGTTATCTTTGTAGGTCTGGCGACTCAACTGCAAGGATATGGAACCTAAACGAAGGTCAAAATTCATCACAACATCAGCTTGTTCTCAGGCATTGCATCAGAGAAGGTGGCCAAGATGTCCCCAGTAACAAAGATGTCACCTCGTTAGACTGGAATGTATGTATCCCATTGACTattcagggctccgtaacacaaagattagcgattaatcgctaaatgaactgaccaatcaagatcaatatTACATGCGCATTTGGTGCAAAATACtcaccaggaaccaatcagaagtgttctctCATATTAGCTATTCATCCCTAATCTTTGTTTTATGGAGACCAGATGTTTTCTCATGGGCAtgagaatttttattttcaaccacCTGATTTAAATGAAtgtagaaaaaagaaatgagcatAACACTGGAAGTTGTGTGTACAGTACGGGTGATTATGCTAGTGCGAAGTGCCaattatgttatttttgtatttagatgataataatagtaataaattgGACTTGTACTGCACCAAAttcactctgtagagtgctcaaggttAAAGTTGgtgtatcaatttttttctgcattttttaaaattttgataataaaactaaggattgaatatgaaaatgttatattgCCAATCGATCGGTTGAATGTGGAATCAAGTTATGGTGTACATTTATAGAAGGAAAAAACTTAGAAAATGTAGGCCCATAATGAAGCTTCAGGAAAGCACACTTCAAGTCCATCTACATgttaaataaaatttatgataaatcacAACTTAACCAGGAAAAGATATCAAGTCTCGCAATTGTTGCTCCGTATTTGCAAAGTTTTACCATTATTTAATTGTCAATTTGTAAATGACGTAAGCATACAAAAAGGGAATCTCCTCTCAAATGGGCTTTTTTCAAATTCTAATGCGTTTATTTTTATGATGTGTCTCAGTACAGATGATTCCATTTAAATAtgattaattatttgattattttttacgTACTAGCTTAAATGCATTTGGGTCATCCCATGGCCCAATAACACAAGCGATCGATCGTTCGTTGatctgattgattgattggataAAGTGATCTGGTTGATCATATCAGCCCAACAATCATCCCCATTCTTTGTGTAACCCGGCCCAAATCTTCGCAAATGTTTGATGCAATGATTGGAAAATCTAGCTTCACTTACTTCCTGTTTGCAAGTTATGAAAGATAAACATCTTCACTTTTTTTTGCAGTGTGATGGTAGTTTATTAGCGACAGGCTCCTACGACGGCTATGCAAGAATCTGGTCAACGGAAGGCCGGCTGGTCAGCACGTTAGGCCAGCACAAGGGCCCCATCTTTGCGCTGAAATGGAACAAAGAGGGCAACTACATTCTCAGTGCGGGGGTGGACAAGACGACCATCATATGGGATGCACAGACAGGGGAATGCAAGCAACAGTTTCCTTTCCATGTTGGTTAGTATAACCCTCCCCCCTTCTGCATGTATGATGGTAAACAGTAGAGGGCAGTATTTCATACTAACTTAAAGGTTAAGTTCACCTTGACGATATGTTggtttgaataagaaaaataggagaaaaataTAGATGATGAAAATACATCAAAGAATTTTAAGAGAGTTATGACTTTATATTCATGTTTCTGATTGCGTAGTGAATATATTATCAGACACAAATATCATACcccttacatgtatataggaaAGATGTTGTATTCATcatatttcatgagaaaatttGTGGCggcatcaacattgaaatctagaccaaggttaagttttgacAATGTATAACTCATATCTAAAAGTATATGGTCAAGTAGTGTCCTATTAATTtcttaagttattttttttgtaatatgaaAAATCCATGCCTCGGCAAAGCTGCACTTACTCCAGCTGAACTGTGACCTGCATTCCTCCTTGTTTACCAAATCAATCTACATTACACCCTTTAACAATTTAATTGCTTGCAAATGTCACCTTGCAATTTCACTTACTTGTTCGTTTCTTCCTGACTTGAAAGTATATTTCACCATTTGATTGACAGGTGTTGTTGATTTCACATCTTTTAAATTCCTTTGCAGACCCAGCTGTTTCATgtagatttcaatttttttaaattggagaTTGAAGGTGGGACAGGAAGTTTTCAAAGTTGACTAAGGTTTTGtaaccagatttttttttttttttttgggggggggtaaggaaCCAATTTTGCATTAATTATGACACTTTATTCAACAAGTCAAATTATCTGACTTGAcctttgaataaattgaaaaaaagtaattctcgaacaaattttttttactccaGGCCTTACATAAAAACGTTGAAGCCTTGTTTTCAAGCATGCTATTTTGGTCATTATGTCTTCACCCAATTATCTTAAATCTTGTATTTTCTTATAACCTTtgatttttcatattcttttggCAGCACCGGCATTAGACGTTGACTGGCAAACCAACACAAGCTTTGCATCTTGTTCCACGGACCAGAGTATACATGTGTGTAAACTGCGCAGTGATAAACCAATCAAGACATTCCAAGGCCATTCTGTAAGTTGTGTTACAGTTATCATCGCTCAAGTGTTCAGGCAAATATGAACCAAAAGTTTTAAATAATACCACCTCAAGCCTTCAACTATTTATATCTGGCCATGTTCAAAACCCATAATCATGGCTCTGGGAAGCAGGGGTGCTGGGGTGGAATTCcttggaattctggtaggtgtggaTAATTGAAAATAGTAGcgacccccccttttttttaaaggtcaagtccaccccgaaaaatgttgatttgaattaatagagaaaaattgaactagcataacgctgaaaatttcatcataataggatgtaaaataagaaagctatgacaatttaaagtttcgcttatttttcacaaaatagtgatttGCACAACTTGGTGAAATGCATGTGAGACAGACGATGAAtaccctcactcactatttcttttgttttttattgtttgaattatacaatatttcattttttatagatttgacaataaggaccaacttgacagaattatatagtattaaacaatgctaattccacatgttcagggatgaattaatcattgtttcacttgacaatgaggagaaaattaaaatattttatatttcacataataaaatgcaaaagaaatagtgagtggatgacgtcatcagtctcctcatttgcataccaaccaggatgtgaatataacttttttgtgaaattaagcggaACTGTAAAAtgttgtaactttcttattttacatccgattttgatgatattttcagtgttacgcttgtcagagttttctcttttcatttgaatcaactttttgttagggtggacttgtcctttaatattcttttttgcttgtcaaatttctctggaaaaaaattacctttgttttgtagtgaaaacttttttttctgcacttttcaaatttacaacaGCACCCCAGTAAACAAAATGTTCCCAGGACCCTTCCCATAATGCATCATTCTCTACAATGTGATCTTGTGATATAAACCCATTTGAATTTACTCAATGAATCCACACCACGATGATTATTTCAGTTTTTCTATCCACATAAGATGATAGGCTAAACTTATATGTATTGTCAAATGGTCATTTCTGATGGTATATTTTAAGGCTAGTTTTTATAACACACCGTTACTGTTTTGGTCAGCTTGTCCCCGTTTAAATTCTAcaataaattatgaaatttcttgtccaggtttcaaaaagaaattatcAGTTAAAGTATTCTATTAGATTAGATTTATCTGTACCACTGACACAAACGATATTTTGCGTCAtattgcatgattttttttttcag contains:
- the LOC121430072 gene encoding F-box-like/WD repeat-containing protein TBL1XR1 gives rise to the protein MSISSDEVNFLVYRYLQESGFSHSAFTFGIESHISQSNINGALVPPAALISIIQKGLQYVEAEVSINEDGTVVDSRALDSLSLIDAVMPDVISSRKSELRQVAANGQNNCKVEGTNGDDPPVTLIQSNHSEAMEIDGGIEIPPSKATVLRGHESEVFSCAWNPCRDLLASGSGDSTARIWNLNEGQNSSQHQLVLRHCIREGGQDVPSNKDVTSLDWNCDGSLLATGSYDGYARIWSTEGRLVSTLGQHKGPIFALKWNKEGNYILSAGVDKTTIIWDAQTGECKQQFPFHVAPALDVDWQTNTSFASCSTDQSIHVCKLRSDKPIKTFQGHSNEVNAIKWDPSGQMLASCSDDMTLKIWSMNQDTCVHDLQAHSKEIYTIKWSPKNPNTPLMLASASFDSTVRLWDVERGICIHTLTKHQEPVYSVAFSPSGKYLASGSFDKCVHIWSTQTGSLVHSYRGTGGIFEVCWNHTGDKVGASASDGSVFVLDLRK